One genomic region from Rosa rugosa chromosome 1, drRosRugo1.1, whole genome shotgun sequence encodes:
- the LOC133732845 gene encoding uncharacterized protein LOC133732845 yields the protein MKRLLAKYRKSRDEDLEELCTSNALVVAAVAEAEASSGSRRRGSQPGRAPNEERFRESRGKNMMEDYFVEHPVFSEEVFRTRYRMSHNVFNRISSDLCRYDPYFVQKSDAAGKVGLLPQQKLTCSLRMLAYGAGADQCAEYCRMAKTTSIAALKRFTRGIVFLYSAEYLLAPNLADLRRLLAKAERRGFPGMIGSIDCMHWQWKNCPTGWAGEYSGRKRVPTIILEAVASYDTWIWHAFFGMPGSCNDLNVLAKSPLFDELTAGRAPQIQFQVNNRIHNLGYYLADGIYPQWATFVKSIPRPTRPKDLKFSQAQEGYRKDVERCFGILQTRFSIVRGAARGWDREDLRYIMLTCIILHNMIIKDERPNDSDEDMESDEEEDNNMRPRLAQVWEGPTGDDFDPVGRDGHYFNGFMDRYDAIRSANSHSNLQEDLIEHFWNVQGNMEI from the coding sequence ATGAAGAGATTGTTGGCTAAGTATCGAAAATCTCGAGATGAAGATCTTGAAGAGCTGTGTACGTCTAATGCTCTTGTGGTAGCAGCAGTCGCTGAAGCTGAAGCATCCTCCGGATCACGACGACGGGGTTCTCAACCGGGGCGTGCACCGAATGAGGAGCGATTTAGGGAATCAAGAGGGAAAAACATGATGGAAGATTACTTTGTGGAGCATCCAGTTTTCAGTGAAGAGGTATTCCGGACAAGGTACAGGATGAGTCACAATGTGTTCAACCGTATCTCCAGTGACCTTTGTCGCTATGACCCGTACTTTGTCCAGAAATCAGATGCTGCAGGCAAAGTCGGACTACTTCCCCAGCAGAAGCTGACATGTTCCTTAAGAATGCTTGCTTATGGTGCCGGGGCAGATCAATGTGCTGAGTATTGTCGAATGGCGAAAACTACCTCCATTGCGGCTCTGAAACGATTTACAAGAGGAATCGTTTTTTTGTACTCGGCAGAATACCTCCTAGCTCCTAATCTGGCCGACCTCAGAAGACTTCTCGCCAAAGCTGAGAGAAGAGGCTTTCCTGGGATGATTGGAAGCATCGACTGCATGCACTGGCAATGGAAGAATTGCCCAACAGGTTGGGCTGGAGAATACAGCGGTCGAAAACGTGTGCCCACTATCATCCTCGAAGCAGTCGCTTCTTATGACACATGGATATGGCATGCCTTCTTTGGAATGCCTGGATCATGCAACGACCTCAACGTGCTTGCTAAGTCCCCGTTGTTTGACGAGCTGACTGCTGGTCGAGCCCCTCAAATCCAATTTCAGGTGAATAACAGGATTCACAATTTAGGCTACTATCTCGCTGATGGTATCTATCCGCAATGGGCAACTTTTGTGAAATCAATTCCAAGGCCTACACGGCCCAAGGATCTGAAGTTTTCCCAGGCTCAAGAGGGGTACAGGAAGGATGTGGAGAGATGTTTCGGCATTTTACAGACCCGCTTTAGTATTGTTAGAGGAGCGGCTCGTGGCTGGGACAGAGAAGACCTTCGATACATCATGCTGACTTGTATCATATTACACAACATGATAATAAAGGATGAAAGACCAAATGACAGCGATGAGGATATGGAGTccgatgaagaagaggataacAATATGAGGCCCAGGTTGGCCCAGGTTTGGGAAGGACCGACTGGTGATGACTTCGATCCTGTTGGTAGAGATGGTCATTACTTCAACGGATTCATGGATCGATACGATGCCATTAGAAGTGCAAACAGTCACTCAAaccttcaagaagatctgatAGAGCATTTCTGGAACGTTCAAGGCAACATGGAGATCTAG